In the Candidatus Nitrospira nitrificans genome, one interval contains:
- a CDS encoding TylF/MycF/NovP-related O-methyltransferase yields the protein MTFQQLGIVEEMNDPRIDKIVDAVAPYSMVHQTGIVFTMAAVVYAIKNSLPGVFLECGTWRGGCSVAMLLVQRELFGKVLKPVYMLDSFEGLPGVDHRDGPLAAKWQSGVDAEKFFDNCKAAQQDLENLLKQHQFLAAEYRLVRGWFECTVPNVASELSEQGIAVLRLDGDWYTSTDVSLTHLCPITSERGVVIIDDYYAWDGCARALHDYLSRNDLPYRIKSLPYNFGAYFIKRAYRSSFNEF from the coding sequence GTGACCTTTCAGCAACTTGGGATTGTTGAAGAAATGAACGACCCGAGGATTGACAAAATAGTAGATGCGGTCGCGCCGTACAGCATGGTTCATCAAACGGGAATCGTCTTTACGATGGCAGCAGTCGTGTACGCAATCAAAAACAGTTTGCCCGGTGTATTTCTAGAATGCGGAACCTGGAGAGGCGGATGTTCAGTCGCGATGTTGTTGGTGCAACGAGAATTATTCGGCAAAGTGCTTAAACCTGTCTACATGCTGGATAGTTTTGAAGGCTTACCCGGAGTAGATCATCGAGATGGCCCTCTTGCTGCAAAATGGCAATCTGGTGTTGACGCAGAAAAGTTTTTTGATAACTGCAAAGCAGCGCAACAAGACCTCGAAAATCTGTTGAAACAGCATCAGTTTCTGGCGGCCGAATACAGGCTTGTTCGAGGCTGGTTTGAATGTACCGTTCCAAACGTGGCATCGGAGCTTTCCGAACAAGGTATCGCTGTTCTTAGGTTGGATGGTGATTGGTACACGTCCACCGATGTTTCGCTCACGCATCTTTGTCCGATCACAAGTGAACGAGGCGTTGTAATTATCGATGATTATTACGCCTGGGATGGATGCGCGCGCGCCTTGCATGACTATCTATCGAGAAACGATTTGCCATATCGGATTAAATCACTCCCCTACAATTTCGGGGCTTACTTTATTAAGCGAGCGTATAGATCGAGTTTTAACGAGTTTTGA
- a CDS encoding ABC transporter ATP-binding protein yields the protein MSAPITPPIRLDAISKCYRIFRNPQDRFKQALLDRFQGVLGKRNMSSLYREHWALRDVSFEVQRGEAVGILGRNGAGKSTLLQIIAGTVAPTSGTVQTTGRITALLELGSGFNPEFTGRENVVLNAQILGLSREDALARFDDIASFADIGDFIDQPVKTYSSGMMMRLAFAVQTVMEPDVVIVDEALSVGDAKFQEKCFRKLRMLREMGTTILFVSHDINAVTSFCDQAFLFDAGQIVDAGKPVSVSKAYIENLYSEPAKRSIHEKRKDSEVEAEPGTTLLSQGTAHHTSKTNAAQDGYRFGDRKVEILSVAIFDQAGKKTEVLVSGNQYRITQTVVAHFPVVDLSSGFIIRNTKGVDIFGVTNKTAAVEIPRIEAGQIFEVSIEIDAWLAAGDYFLQAANAGADGAQCDCRIDALHFVVINTPTLFTTSIVNLNPKLRFGVMKNDQRMMGSLGG from the coding sequence ATGAGTGCGCCGATAACGCCCCCCATCCGGCTTGACGCTATTAGCAAGTGCTATCGTATTTTTCGAAACCCTCAAGATCGATTCAAGCAAGCTTTGCTTGATCGTTTTCAAGGTGTGCTAGGTAAAAGGAACATGAGTTCTCTTTACCGTGAGCACTGGGCCCTGCGAGATGTCAGTTTTGAAGTTCAACGGGGTGAGGCCGTTGGTATTCTTGGCCGCAATGGAGCAGGGAAGAGTACACTGCTCCAGATCATCGCCGGAACCGTGGCGCCTACCTCAGGCACCGTTCAAACCACAGGACGAATTACCGCTTTGCTCGAATTGGGGAGCGGTTTCAATCCTGAATTTACGGGGCGAGAAAACGTTGTTCTGAATGCTCAAATTCTGGGTTTATCACGCGAAGATGCTCTGGCTCGATTTGACGACATTGCCAGCTTTGCAGACATCGGTGACTTTATCGATCAGCCTGTCAAAACCTACAGCTCCGGAATGATGATGCGGCTCGCGTTTGCCGTGCAAACGGTAATGGAGCCTGACGTAGTTATCGTGGATGAGGCTCTTTCTGTCGGGGATGCGAAATTTCAGGAAAAATGTTTTCGCAAACTTCGAATGTTGAGGGAGATGGGAACGACTATCCTTTTCGTTTCTCACGATATCAATGCTGTGACAAGTTTCTGTGATCAAGCGTTCTTGTTTGATGCCGGTCAGATCGTTGATGCTGGCAAGCCCGTCAGTGTTTCGAAAGCATATATAGAGAATCTATATAGCGAGCCTGCGAAACGATCGATACATGAAAAACGCAAAGATTCAGAAGTAGAAGCTGAGCCAGGGACAACATTGCTGAGCCAAGGTACTGCTCACCATACATCTAAAACGAATGCTGCGCAGGATGGTTATCGTTTTGGGGATCGCAAAGTAGAAATTTTGAGCGTAGCTATATTTGATCAGGCAGGAAAAAAAACAGAGGTTCTCGTTTCCGGCAACCAGTACCGAATCACTCAAACTGTTGTGGCTCACTTTCCAGTTGTTGACTTGTCCTCAGGATTCATTATTAGAAACACAAAGGGTGTCGACATCTTCGGCGTAACCAACAAAACCGCTGCTGTCGAAATTCCCCGGATTGAAGCTGGTCAGATTTTTGAAGTAAGTATAGAAATTGACGCATGGCTGGCTGCCGGCGACTATTTTTTACAAGCTGCCAATGCAGGTGCAGACGGTGCTCAATGCGACTGTAGAATTGATGCGCTTCATTTCGTGGTCATCAATACTCCAACTCTTTTTACGACCTCAATCGTCAACTTGAATCCGAAACTGCGATTCGGCGTGATGAAGAACGATCAGCGTATGATGGGTTCGTTAGGTGGATAG
- a CDS encoding ABC transporter permease produces the protein MNRFGVYSGILSVYANRRLLWSLVVRDIQSRYRGTLLGFLWAVAYPLMMLAVYAFVFGGVFNARWGSGGGVKDFVLMLYCGLIVYALFSETLTRSPSAIFSNPSYVKKVVFPLELLTISYLVSAVFNALIGVGLLCLFLLILYQSIPLTALYVPLVFAPLLVLTGGLAWLLASIGVFFRDVGQIIGVIMSMLLFLSPVFYPASSAPALAQKLIYLNPLTYPIEELRAVLILGNQPDWFHWFAYLSVSIIVTIGGFWVFQMSRPAFADVI, from the coding sequence TTGAATAGATTTGGCGTTTACTCCGGAATCTTGAGCGTGTATGCAAACCGCAGGTTGCTTTGGTCGCTGGTGGTTCGTGATATTCAGTCTCGTTATCGTGGAACCCTACTGGGTTTTCTATGGGCCGTGGCCTATCCGCTCATGATGCTGGCTGTGTATGCCTTCGTTTTTGGCGGGGTATTTAACGCACGCTGGGGGAGTGGTGGCGGCGTGAAAGATTTTGTTCTGATGCTCTATTGTGGCCTTATCGTGTACGCTCTATTTTCAGAAACACTGACACGATCTCCCTCTGCAATTTTTTCAAATCCAAGCTATGTCAAGAAGGTGGTATTTCCGTTAGAACTGCTGACTATTAGCTATCTTGTCTCAGCTGTCTTTAATGCCCTGATCGGTGTTGGATTGCTCTGTCTTTTCTTGCTCATTCTTTATCAATCGATTCCACTCACTGCTTTATATGTGCCGCTGGTGTTCGCCCCATTGTTGGTGCTCACAGGTGGCCTGGCGTGGTTGCTTGCGTCCATTGGTGTTTTTTTTCGCGACGTTGGGCAAATTATCGGGGTGATTATGTCTATGTTGTTATTTTTGAGTCCAGTGTTCTATCCGGCATCTTCCGCCCCAGCGTTGGCTCAAAAGCTAATCTATCTCAATCCGCTGACCTATCCCATTGAGGAATTACGTGCCGTGCTGATTTTAGGCAATCAACCAGACTGGTTCCACTGGTTCGCCTATCTTTCTGTTTCCATTATCGTGACTATTGGCGGGTTCTGGGTATTTCAAATGTCCCGCCCCGCATTTGCCGATGTGATTTGA
- a CDS encoding carbamoyltransferase C-terminal domain-containing protein: MISQLKQQTGCGIIINTSFNVRGEPDCDDGGGCIPLLYDDGR; the protein is encoded by the coding sequence GTGATTTCCCAGCTCAAGCAGCAAACCGGGTGCGGTATCATCATCAATACCTCATTCAACGTGCGCGGCGAGCCCGATTGTGATGATGGGGGAGGATGCATACCGCTGCTTTATGACGACGGACGTTGA
- a CDS encoding SPASM domain-containing protein, translating into MTKAATPTYCAYPWQQMIVDLTGEVVPCCFWSGYGNVGKPLGNTNLASIDEIWNSSEYQALRRANASGNLEGHPCNQCTAYGWANGNYPPFSSPIPWRHESGHCYLVEIPESFAKLAGESLHEAELLEDGVPLPFPKSLHDDIRNLGKGLYSVWGHSLYFSTSDNSDPSDNGRSYELKVPRGRIKLQGLVVDSLSGQNILKAWEEYREGVEVMSAKPTMISLISTADCNIDCPGCSQNMVRLVRVQHRAETVPDILAHVRYLYQFIWHGGEPYLIKRFRQFVDEFRTDDNPNLAFGFTSNGTMLNSKELNKLRKFPRINASISVDSFNKEMFEKIRKGADYDTVLSNVLRAVATYDAPDRVFSVGMIVCKSNFRELPENLTFAIEHDIGLNLSPVVIYPVTEQLNVFENCRLQTQGWQEALDHARRIMQQAVTEKRPSVRRVDATGMLAELQSILDRAQQRYHRCTALEFIVADPNHSLSRMIRPGIVLYHAQTNEVPAYCELASGAGSYAVQVPYGYSPQSLYWVLVHNLMELTGRVAEGWFEPIDESFITAKFEDKPVKPVCLSIPKFAAVDRPRNTMFANYGETTPNGLRVKTAEDVTLAYNSMTVEERLHGRGLAIHTYRQHMYLAAARLTSRIRRFLSESR; encoded by the coding sequence ATGACTAAAGCGGCAACCCCGACGTATTGCGCATATCCCTGGCAACAGATGATTGTGGACCTGACGGGCGAGGTTGTGCCGTGTTGTTTCTGGAGTGGTTATGGCAATGTGGGTAAGCCGCTGGGAAATACGAATCTTGCTAGCATCGATGAAATCTGGAACAGCTCGGAGTACCAAGCGTTACGGCGAGCCAATGCCTCGGGCAACCTTGAGGGCCATCCCTGTAACCAGTGCACGGCGTATGGGTGGGCGAACGGAAACTATCCACCGTTCAGTTCCCCTATCCCTTGGCGGCATGAGTCTGGCCACTGCTATCTTGTGGAAATACCGGAGAGTTTCGCCAAGCTTGCAGGGGAATCATTGCATGAGGCGGAATTGCTGGAGGACGGCGTTCCCCTGCCGTTCCCTAAGTCGTTGCACGATGACATCCGAAACTTGGGGAAGGGGCTCTACTCGGTTTGGGGGCACTCGCTGTACTTTTCGACATCCGATAATTCTGACCCATCGGACAATGGGCGCAGCTATGAATTGAAGGTGCCCCGCGGGCGTATCAAGTTACAAGGATTGGTCGTCGATTCTCTCTCAGGCCAAAACATTCTCAAGGCGTGGGAAGAGTATCGGGAGGGGGTGGAGGTCATGTCGGCCAAGCCGACCATGATCTCCCTGATATCCACGGCGGACTGCAACATCGACTGCCCGGGTTGCAGTCAGAACATGGTGCGGCTGGTTCGCGTGCAACATCGCGCCGAGACTGTGCCGGATATCCTGGCGCATGTACGCTACCTCTATCAATTTATCTGGCACGGTGGCGAGCCCTATCTCATCAAGCGCTTCCGCCAGTTTGTGGACGAATTCCGCACTGACGACAATCCCAACCTTGCCTTCGGTTTTACCAGCAATGGCACCATGCTAAATTCTAAGGAGCTCAATAAGCTCCGGAAGTTTCCTCGCATCAACGCCAGCATTTCGGTGGACAGTTTCAATAAAGAGATGTTTGAAAAGATCAGGAAAGGAGCTGACTACGATACGGTGTTAAGCAACGTGCTGCGCGCCGTCGCGACCTATGACGCGCCTGACCGGGTGTTCTCTGTCGGCATGATCGTGTGCAAGTCGAACTTCCGTGAGCTGCCTGAAAATCTCACGTTTGCGATCGAGCACGATATAGGGCTCAACCTGTCGCCCGTAGTGATTTATCCGGTCACCGAGCAGCTCAATGTATTTGAGAATTGCCGGCTGCAGACTCAAGGTTGGCAAGAAGCGCTCGATCACGCGCGCAGGATTATGCAGCAGGCTGTGACGGAAAAGAGACCCTCGGTTCGGCGAGTTGATGCGACGGGAATGCTGGCTGAATTGCAATCGATTCTTGACCGCGCTCAACAACGCTATCATCGGTGCACTGCTTTGGAATTCATTGTTGCTGACCCCAACCATTCGCTTTCGCGGATGATTCGCCCTGGAATCGTTCTCTACCATGCTCAGACGAACGAAGTCCCGGCTTATTGTGAACTTGCGTCGGGCGCCGGCTCCTATGCCGTCCAAGTGCCATATGGCTATTCGCCGCAAAGCCTCTATTGGGTATTGGTTCATAATCTGATGGAATTAACCGGGAGAGTGGCCGAAGGTTGGTTTGAACCCATAGATGAATCCTTCATCACGGCGAAGTTCGAGGATAAGCCCGTGAAACCCGTTTGTCTCTCGATTCCAAAATTCGCTGCAGTGGATCGACCAAGAAATACGATGTTCGCCAATTACGGTGAAACAACGCCTAACGGTTTGCGCGTCAAGACCGCAGAAGATGTTACTCTCGCATACAACAGCATGACGGTCGAAGAAAGGCTTCATGGTAGAGGCCTTGCAATACACACGTATCGGCAACACATGTATCTGGCTGCAGCCAGATTGACCAGCCGGATACGTCGTTTTTTGAGCGAATCAAGGTAA